The region TATAGCTGATCCTTACTACCAGGCAAAGATTGCGGAACCTGCTGCATTCAAGTATATAATGGCATACAACAGGATATTACATTTTATTTCAGCGATAATTCTTGATGTTCTTTTTATAGTTATAGCTTACCTTTACTTCTTCAGCAGGTTTGAAAAACCTTACAAGAAGCTTATTCCTAACTACCAGAATGTAAAAGAGTTCGTTGAGGTCTTTTTAAATCTTATAACTTTAAACAGAAGGAAGAATTTTGATACATCACACAGTGATAGCTTCAATGTTGTATGGTTTACAATACTGCATCTGTTACTTCTCCTTATGCTGTTTACAGGATTCCAGATGTATGTTGCAGGTCTTGCACATGGAACTTCTTCAATAGGACCCTGGTGGCCCTGGCTTTTACATGTTGCAACTGACTGGACACTTTACGTATTTGGTGGGTTACACGGTGTCAGGATAGTACATCATCTAACAATGTGGATAATTCTCGCATGGGTAATGTTCCATATATACTATCAGGTATGGAGAACGATATTCTGGAGAGAAGGAGATATAGCTATCGTTTTTGGTGGTTATAAGTTCAAGAAGATAAAGTAAGAGGGAGGGCTACCTCCCTTTCTTTTTGATCTATGTAGTTGCATATCTTTTCTTAAATTCATATTTTTAAATGCATGAACAGAGATTTTTTTTCAACATTTGAGATCTATCCAATTGTTATTGATTTTTACCAGATTATA is a window of Persephonella marina EX-H1 DNA encoding:
- a CDS encoding cytochrome b/b6 domain-containing protein; protein product: MYKKVKRMTASMRIYHWANAIAIVVAVITGLYIADPYYQAKIAEPAAFKYIMAYNRILHFISAIILDVLFIVIAYLYFFSRFEKPYKKLIPNYQNVKEFVEVFLNLITLNRRKNFDTSHSDSFNVVWFTILHLLLLLMLFTGFQMYVAGLAHGTSSIGPWWPWLLHVATDWTLYVFGGLHGVRIVHHLTMWIILAWVMFHIYYQVWRTIFWREGDIAIVFGGYKFKKIK